The Dysidea avara chromosome 11, odDysAvar1.4, whole genome shotgun sequence genome includes the window TGACATACCATGTTGGGGATCACTATGCTTGTTGTGCAATGATAACTAACATTTGACCTTATAAAATGTATAGCTCTGATTtatttaaaatataaaataattttgctgcAGCGTCCCTCCAGTGATGATGCAGGCAGTACATCAAAGAAGAAGTCATCAACACCAGGAGATGTCATTGATGATTCTGACATCATTGTGGCTGAGTATGATAGTGACCCAGGTGGATCATGTGAGCTTGATAGCAGGTAGGAAACATGTCTGAATGTAAACTGCGCATCACATGAGCTCATATGTCCTAGCTCTGATGATGAGGAAACAGAAGAGGATCACATGATAAAAGTAAGTCACCTCACATAGCAAATCACttatgaactactctaatagagcactcaccaaTGTGTTATGAGTGCATGTACCTTAAATGAATTGGCAACTGTAGTACATCAATTGTTTATTGCCATACTACAGGTTTTCTATTGTAGTCGGACTCATTCACAACTGGCACAATTTGTACATGAGGTCCAGTGTAGTCCTTATGTCACTGATGTGCAGGTGATCACAATGGGATCAAGGCAGGTAAAGAATGATGTTGACCAAAGTTTGATAGCCAATCCTGTTCTCATTTACAGAACATGTGTATCAACGAGCAAGTCAAAAAGCTGAGAAGTGTTCAACTGATCAATGACAGGTGTCTGGAACTGCAAAAGAAGAAGAAAGGTTTGTTAATGCTTTTTAATCAGGTATGGGTGTGTACCTGGTTTCTTAAAGGTGTTTTGGGTAACTGGTCACCAAATTCTTGTTTACGTATGCATTGTATTTCATAATGCCTAATTAGTGAGCTGCTTGTTCAATTATACACCCATATACAATACATGAGGCAACTGCTTCTAGGTATTAGCAATACACAATAGCCTCCAAACTTTAGTTGCCTGTGTTAACCACAAACAGAAAGAAATATGCTCATGTGATGGTTCAGTTTCAAACTTCTATCTTGCACATGAGAATttatacaaataataaattaatgcaAGGAATTAGTATTGTGGCTTTACCACCTTATGTATTGCATATATTTTCATCCCTAAACCTGTTGTATACATTTTATTTAGTGGCAATGGTAGGCACTACATAGGCTGATTGATGGGATGTTTAGATAAACTGAGTAAAGTATTGATGTGAGTCAGTATCTTAGTACCTGATAATAGGTGATTATCAATGCCAAAGTACTTTAGCTGGTGGTCACTCTGATACAATAGGGCAATGAAATACACAATGTTTCAACATCTGGCTGTACACAAATGCTACACATGTTTCAGTTTAGTACTACTGCGTGTACGTGTGATACAGAATATATTTGTTGGTCAGCAGCAAAATGTCCCCCCACTTCAATACTACTCTTAACATCAAGCAAAATATATATGTAATGGCAACAAATCCTGTACTGTATTCATAGTAATACAATTACACTGTCACTCATTACAATAACATGTGACCTTACATAACTACAATAGTACACATGCTTTTGAAGTCACAGTCACTTGGTGCAAACTGCACAGGAAAGTTCCTTGGTCTGTTCATAAGGAGGACATGGAAGGGTTCCACATACAGCCTCCACGATGTAGAACAAATAGCCATTGTTATTAGGAGATGATCCTATGGTTGTTTTAAGTGTGTGATCCACACAAGAATATTGCTGTCGATGATGACTGTGGTGTCCAGACATAAGATATCCGTAGTACTCAGTGATCCATCCAGTAGGACAGGTGTATTTTGCTGGTAACATGTAGAGTGTAGTTCTGGTAGGTACGTAACACACAGCACAAGGGACATCACCATTATGAGAGTTAGCAACTAGTGGGTCTGTTTCTTCGTACTCTGCCCCATATATCAGGGAATGAGACTGTGTTCCAGTTTCATATTTTAGGTAACTAGGATCTAGTGGTAAACATTGTGGATTTGTTCCACCGCCTTGGGTGGTGTAGAGGGGTCCAGCAGCTCTACCTGAGTACACCAGTTGTGCTCCAGTTCTAGGACAAGAATCATGACCCCACCGAACATAGACTAGTCCTCCTGCAGGTTCTCCCTTTGGTCCTGTTAATCCGCGATATCCTTTATCTCCACGAAGACCAACATCTCCTTTGATACCCTGTGCTCCATCACGACCATCTCTGCCATCCCTGCCTTCTCCCTTTGGTCCTGGGGGTCCTTGTTCTCCCCTATTTCCTCTGGGACCAATATCTCCCTTGATGCCTGGTGCTCCATCTCGGCCGTCTCTACCTTGCAACAGTTTTATTATAGTTTTATCTGTTGTGGTTTTTGAGGACTGTTCTTGTCTCTTGACTATTCCATGATAGTTGGTATTATTGGATGCCTCATAGTCATCCTTGTGCTATTGGGTATAGAAGTGTGAAGAATAAATGTAcattatatgtatgtgtgtatacagcACATAGTGTATAGTTGGGTCATGGAAGACTGTGTTTTCCCCCAAAGAATATCCAGCCTTGTTTTTTCTTGATAacatggcagtattggttaggtatagtgCTTTTGTgcaacccgaaatgcttccgataagtagctacaaaaaattatttaatggaaattTCTTCTGCTTGGCTGATGTCTTTAGGCAATAATAAAGTGGttaatgctacaggcttgatttcttatTATTTGACTTTGgcttgagaggtgccttttacCATCTGCAGCAACTACTAGTAATCATACTCATACAGTCAGGGATTGTGTGCACTTTcttaaaaaaaatattgaccagaaaccagcctcatggTGCCTTCATGGCGCTTTGGCACTATTGGTTACACATATCCAAGCCCAAAATTACCATCAGTGTAACCCAGAAAGGTAactgtgaaatttaaaaaaagttattcgatggaattttctactgactaacttcCTGCCTGCTAAccacaagcataactcaataacagctactTGATttgtttcactgttagacatagcttcagcccaacagtagtacatacaatacatgtattatagaccaacctttgtcctcctttgtgtcccatttctcttcgctgacagtgcaaggtgtcaatttgtggtagtatgtgatggcttctctgTGTTTGTAACacatatttttttgtagctaggACTGGATTGCAGGGGGGGAGGGAGGACATGACACAATAATCACGTGACGTATccatactgtacattttgccGTAGGGTTAAGCTCTAGTAAACCATGAAGTTTAGTGCTGTGTTGATTTTTAAAAGTGGTACAGTAGAAATCACTGTATCTACTAATTCCCGGTGATATTACAGCGAATTTTGTAATggcgcattatttagaataaataCTGCGATCTTAATTTCTATACTGCGATCTTAATTTCAGGAACCTGTGTTAATGTTCACTGTATTTTGACTTGTTAGTAGTAAATACAATCAACTTTGGCatctacaatgatgcaagtagctggtacattagtttttcatcatgtaattatcattggaattcaattaaattatgcaaaactatacatgttgtgacatcatgtcGTACtgtattgattgcagaagtgcttctcatactgtttttcattagtgaatacaaagcataatggccacttcacctttcagtaattgatagttaggtggcacacattcagatgaaaacattaagtctggcactattctttcttctaatgtggtatgggcaggttcaccagtcataattgtgCTACtagaaagtaaacaaacaagaacAAGGAAAAAATGTGATTTTCCGAATTGCCGTTAATTATGCATGATCATTTTTTAATCACCTTTCCATTCCTATCCAGCAAGACATCTATGATGATGTTTAGTTGTTCCAGTTGTACCTGTTGTTCACTGATCTGATTGTTTTGTTTGATAATTTGTTCATTAAGTTCTTCAATATGTTTAGTCTGTTCCTGATTGAGGTAGTCTTGTTCCATCACTTGTGTGTTTAACTGTATCAGTGAGGACTGTAAGTACCAACCACCAGCTAACACTATTACCAGACATACTACTGATAGTGCCACACTAACTTGTACTATAGAAATTGCACCCATCACTGTTATAACTGACTAGTGCAGTTATTGTGTGCTGCAAGCTTTATATATTCTTACTCAGAAAGTGATGTCATTAATGTTTCATCTAATGACATTTCCATGGTGGGTTGTGGTGGTGATGATACAACCTGTTGACTAAATACACATCTCCCCCATACCAAAGTGCATGCTAGTACCTGGCTTACCAGTACAGAAAGATAAGAAATAAACTTCTACTTATAAGTTCTCAAAAAAAACTCTGTATTGTGATTAATATTAATAATTATCCCTTTGAGATCGAGGGAAGGGGGTTGATTTGACCCTTGAAATTTTTGAAATCTTCATAGCACAGTAGCTTCCACATGATTTGGGCTATAACTTAAGCATGTTGCAAGTGattacaacatacagtagaATTGTTGGCTATATATTTATGCCGTTCACGTGAGCAGTTATTGGAATGCATATAACAGTTATTTAGCTTCAATGCATTTTAGTATTGCAATATGTTTATCTTATGGTTCACAAAGCCTCGCTGTATATGATATCTTGTATTCACATATGTTGGTAGAACTGTTGGTAATGAACTATTTTTATAATGCTGATAAAAGTGACATGTTGTAATTTTAAATCACAATTATACAGTGGCCACTCAGTTAATAGCATCTCTATCTTTGGTTTAACCTGTACATTAACCCTGTAATTCCTATTTCAGCCTGTTTATTTATAAACTTGCTGACTATGCATGGTTTTGTGTGATCATCTGTCATCTGTGATCACACTGATGGTTATGGAAAAGTTATTATTGTGGTTATATACAGGTGTGTGAAAAATACATTTGActaaaattattatgaacttTCCCATAGCTTATGTGATCACCTATCTCAGCCTTATAGTCGCACTGTAATAAAAAAGCTTTGCAATAATAAGGACTTTGTAAGATAAAATTTTAGAGAAATTTAATCACTCTGCTACTCagcaccaataaagtgtacatAACATCTTGTTCATCTGTTTTTGAATATGGCTTGATTGTTAGCTGTTTTTGTAGTCCTGGTATGTTTACATTTTAGAATTGCTTTTTTTTACAAGTGGGAGTCTGGCTATTGAGATAGTGTTTGCTATTGCACAACCATACTATGTACATAATCAATGACCTCAGTATATAATACAGACACCTTACAAAGTGATATActaagtagaggtgtaccgataatcggatcggctataatatcggccaccaatatggcaatttttaccaatatcggtatcggtacagaacagcaggaggaccgatatcgctaccgatatttatacagtagcaataatttgtacataaacggattgtgcagtggttttctacattattcatgtggctctttagtgccagtggcttattgttcactctgaaacaagcgctacgctatgagaagccatataaatacatgcgattctactgtctgttgctggaaagcttatcacagacacagtctttataaatgaagcagttatagagtagctACCtcgtaataaaaagaagggtcacgggataaccaaggaaacttgctgtcacagtaccagctttctcacaaaccattagaatgcagaaatatccgtataaggcttcatgggagtatacataaaaatgtttgtgggtgcctaattgtctggattgcacaatagaaacccaagctgtgtaccaccacaggcagagtatagcaatgaatacatgcgcatgttgttgtagggtaggtaaatgtacacttttaactataatgcaaacatcggatcgactatcggttatagGCCTCTTTTGGTGGcaccaatatcggatatcggtacatgccaaaaacccatatcggtacacctctaatactAAGTTATCATTATAGAGTGCAGAGAGTACTGGTAAATTAAGATTCACTGTGCCATGATGTCAAGTACCGTATCAGCAGAATATTTGGCATTTGCTTAATAATTTGTATTTGGCGAGAGTTTAATTTGACGAAATGCAACGTGGAGTCCAATGTGGTAGTAAATTGTATAGCTGGCTTCTCGTTTACAAAGATGTATGTCCCGCATACTGAAGAGGCTTTCATGTTAGACGGAGGACGGAGAATCCATGACAGTGttagtctcacgtagccagacccGGGCTTTTCTTTCTTTGTGTGagggcatagattatatagaaaGCATATTGcccctctataatctatggtgggGGCAGGAAAAGAAAAGGCCCCCAcgcaaaagaaagaaaagggtctggctacgtgaCAGTGTAGCAAAGGAAATGAAGTGATTGGGAACATTATCCATGCCTAGTGGCTAGTTATGATCCATGATTATCCATGCCTAGTGGCAGTGTGTCACGATGGTGTCAACAATTTCCTAAGGGGTATACTTACTGCAATATTTTCTGTACATTGTTCTAGGCAGCAAGGAGACACATGTCAGTAATGAAGGACCACCACTGGCTAAGGAGAGTAGAGCTAGAAGCAGCAGTCAGAAAACTAGTGGCTGTCATTTCTACAAATCATCTCCCCTAAATAACTTCAGTGACCTGGCCTTGGTAAGATGACatgtttattataattatatcccAGGATCAAAGTGTTGCACTAACTTACCACCCCAGTGCATGAGTTGCCAATTAGTGCGTGGGAACAAACCCTGGAACCTGTCTTGTTACATGAATAGGGAGAGGCAGACTGAGTAAGATAGATACATTGCTTAATGTTTAGAGTGGCCTtgatgcaaatatgcttgagtcattttgtgatgaatagtaaAATCAGCTTAAGGTTGTGATTTACACTGGGATATAAGCTACTGTATAGCTTCATTTTGCAAGTTATTTGTAGGTAGTTTGTGTCAACTGTTAGGAGTTGTATGTGATTATTTGAGTGTTTACAGGTGTAGTTAATGCGTTGTTGTTATCATCTAGGATGAAGTGAAGGACATAGAACAACTGGTTACCATGGGAAGGGAACTAGAAGCATGTCCCTATTATGGAGCAAGATATGCACTCCCTGCAGCTCAGGTATCACCATATTGTGTTAACGTACACACAGAATGTGTGGTGTATGCCATAGGAATGGTGGAACTTGTGGTTCTGTGaaatgtttattattattattttttttcaATCGCAATAATACCTTGCTTTACTTTGGCAATCTCTTTTTATAAAGACCTCCTAGTTACAGAGACTATGTCAAGTTCCCAAATACAACTGGTCACCTTTGTAATATGGTCACCTCACCATTAAGACAGTGTTTTATTGATCCCTAGAGTGGATGTTTCACTGAGAACCTTGAAAACAGAGTACATTAATATGCACACCTGTTGTGTGAAACTATTTGCATGATCATTTTGTATTCAAATAATTGAGGTCCAGACAGCCAAGGAATTGTCATTTCTTGCACCCTGCCAAAGTTTGTTCTTACCAACTGCTATTCATTGTATAATGTATGTAATTGGCTGTACATTTATCTCTCTCCTCTGATCACCAATAGCTGGTGGTGTTACTCTATCAGATCCTGTTACATGCTGCTACCAGACAAGCTGTTGGTGTGAAGCTACAAGGCAATGTGGTGGCGATTGATGAAACTCATAATCTATTGGACACTATCTCCAGTATACACTCTCTAACTTGGTGTGCTGTCTATGTAAGAAGAAGAAAGGAGCCTGCATCCAGTGCTCTGTGAGTGTGTATAATGGAACCTCTCAAAATTACTATAGTTACTACTCTTTTGCCTTTGCATACGCATTTTTTCTTGGAATTAAGGCACCTGTATACTTTGATATATCCCAGCAATATTTTAAATGTACTAGTGATATAATAGGTGGGTATAGTGTCCAGTCATAACAAGCATGACCCTAGTTGACCGTTATGATTTAATTAGAGCTAatggtcatcatcatcatttttCATTTCATTGTGTGATGTGATTATCTGTTGTGTTATTATAGCCATCATGTGGTTATGAGGTGTGTATTGTGTAGGCTCCTAACTGTATTGTGTCCTACCATGTCACTTGTGGCTTTAAGTATGGATTGGAGATGAAGTCACAGCTTGATACTGCTGTACTATGTGTCCACAATGAGGTGAACTATATACACAACTACAGcattaaatttttattttattctgCAGTCTTATTGTCCGAGGCACACTGCTATACACAGGTCTGGTTCACCAAGGGGCCAATTTTCACTTGGACAGAAAAGGCATCAAGTCAAGCAGGTTAGTAAACCTGTCCCACaggtgtggtatgtgtggtgAGTGGGTAGTTGATGAGATAACAGTGTAGAAGTCATTCAAGTGTGGCTTATTAGATGGGTATTTTGATGGTGTTTCCCTTACATGGTAGATGTGAATTTTGGCAGATTCACATGCTCAATACAGTGTAGTACCTAGTTACACTGCAGTAATTAGTTTTACAGTGTTAATTGGTTTTACAGTGTTAATTGGTTATGTTGCAATATTTTTTTATGTGTGAGTGTATTTTATAACAAGAGGCTACCAACTAATGGTTTAATTAATATGAAAAATTTGTTTTTAAAATAATGGTACTATTTTTTCTAGAGTCATATGAAATATACCTTAGTAGTAACTGCGATGCTATTAACAGCATGACATTATAACTTCCTtactactagtatattaaaaattataaatttaaaaataaagtaggaatccaagcaataaaatgtagcgaaacaagagaagaacgatggtagccattacagcatagctcggtgggaaatccctactttggcatgatacagccattattttgtgttcaatgccaaagtaggaatttcccaccgagctatgctgtaatggctaccatcgttcttctcttgttttgctactttttattgcttggattcctactttatttttaaatttataatttttaatatactagtttgtttagtttttttttgttaaagcatacagctagctataaacatgtgactgttctatttttttttttttttttgagatatattaagacacacggtagtctTCACAACAATAAAATAAAGGACGCATATTTACAAGCACGTGAAACAAATATAAAGTTAGTCAGGTGAAGCTGAGTCCAGCCTGCCTTCTGCATAAGCAAGGTCAATGACAGCTGTCTCGCCTGATCCACAGCGGTGGTAAGAGGACCTTGAACCTCTTAAACATTGAACAGCTGAACGGAGCAATGAAAATCCCAGCCTACATCGTAACCagtactgttctattagggtgactgctgtgttagagtatctcgaggcagcctgcaagatgtgcgcttgcccaaaaaggggtgtggtttcaatcgattatagagtatgtcgagtcagccttccaaattgaaggtgtgtagtcactgaaatacagctagcgcaaaaggggtgtgtcattgtggtttcaatcggtagatcgataatgcgtagaatgaagaatgggcatgGTCTTGTGACCcatcgtgaagctatctagctgtaccctccgtcatagattatatcagtaaggaatataatctattcctctgtacagtagcgtagtctaagtgccttaaataatcttgtggcgtctattatgctgcttaaagaaagtgttgatacggaaaattaacgtctcggtatggtttcgttggatgaagaagaagacaagcagcctgattgaagataaaagaaaagacaaggcgcagagggcacacactcgtcggaaccccaaaaggtacatcccactggtgagtttgctagtGTTGCGTAAAATGGttgccgtgcactgcttcgtttggtctctaggcttgcgactgtggtcagtcaggcagtcagtctaaaattcaaagttttggcaatttttaaaattctgtatccggccacctgtaagcgttttgttgtatttaatgctgttttatgtattatatggactagtgctattctgtaaaggtgattttcgtcttgtaagatatctctaggatgatttttaaaggcgcgaTTTTGGGCGGCGCGcgaaaatttcacatggattcctacttaaacggtacgaccgtaccgtttgataacttgtaaattgtatttcataGCAAGATATTCTAGTACTCTCATAGAGGTCCTGTTTCTGGATTCTTGGACTTGTGCacatttgttatgtaatagtgcAAAGTGTAACCTTTTATGATAGATGGGTTAAAAGTATTATTTGATaataaagaaagtgttatacgtTGATGTAGACAGGCAAAGTTGACAGGTGGCTGCTTTATCCAAGGCTAATACAGAACGAGGCAAagttgagtgctgtatttgcctcgggACACCGTGGCATGGTGGACACTAGTGCTGAGTGGTTTTGATATTTCATGGACAGTGTGATATTGTTACTTGATATTGcggtataactatattatcggTATGCCTTAGTTAGATGCCATTTTAGACCTCTACTACTAGAtcagttgtatacaatcactggactggactagtggtcTGGACTCAGGTTTTTTTCTTATTTGGccaactggttgtagctattggTCTATTGAATACAGACCATACAGGTGGACCTGTCTACTTGACAATGCCTGTTCATATTAGTATTGTGTGCAGATAGCATAACAATTTAATCATTTGCTAATCAAGAAGTGGTTGTTAGCTACATCACTGACTTCATATTTAATGATAAAAGATCCACTTCTCTCTCTTggcatagtctccattgcatgaCTATCATTCTCGTAtaaattgtacagtacattagtATAGTAGTAACCATATATCCTAATGGTAATTCAAGTCTACAAAATTGAGAGCAAAATCAAGTGGTGACAGTTGCCTGTCATTGATGTATAGCTGCAACGACAATTCTGGCATGACCACActgctttcttttgtgtgtgtgtggtggtaGTGGTGGTGGGGGGGAGTGGCCTAACTACAGTATATGAAACTAGCAATAGTTACAGCTGGTTACCCAAATATTTGGTTGAAAAGGGGAAGAAAACTGAGTCCagtggtccagtccagtgattgtatacaacctatTAGATCCAGTACagtttttaaaacatttttactCAAGGCAGAATGTGTTGGCAAAATGATTGCAGTACATTACCAGTCCGTATCCTTTCATATGTACAGTTGTCATTCAAATAGTTGAGCTTTAAAAGAttgattgttttttttttgttttaatctACAGTATTGCTAAGAAATAgataaatttcataataaggaattttaaaccgttgcccctagcaacctgaattttgcattattttgtaggtgtgaatatcaaaagtaacatctccaatttttaaaaggatagcatatataggtcatgagatatgacaatTTAAAGTTTacagttttcccatacattatctatgggagggggtaacagttgccccttctgggaaatcacatggataatgtatgggaaaaccacaaatttcagaATGTGatatctcatgatctatatactctGTCCTTTAAAAATTTgagaggttaattgtgagattcacacctacaaataatgttaaattgagaaatgacattaattgaatttattgttttcccacacattatttatgtgattgcccagaagtggcaactgttgccccctctcatagacaatgtatggaaaaatgacaacctttaaaatgttatatctcatgaccttTTTATGCTAtctttttaaaatttggagatgttactatagacatttatCCCTACAActattgtaaaattcaggttgctaggggtaactttagttattatgaaattcatccattaGATGGTATCAAAAAGATACCGCAGTTTAACTAAATAATCAGTATGTTGCTCAGCACTAGTGTACATGGTGGATATATGCATTCACAACAGCAAAAAGGGGGCCAACCATGAAGAACCAGCTGTGTAATGGATTGTACTGTTAAGTAAACTGCATAGAATATTTCTTTGGACTGTAAGGCATCTTTCTAAATAGTTAGTTGGAATTCTGTTGTTTGTTCGGGCTGGCTATTaccaaagtttagactttgttgtttgataactttgttgTGGTTACCATTATGGAAACAAAACAACATAGTTCTGTGTGTTGGATGTTTAGTATGACGCGATTCAGCAATTCAGGTGGTGGTACCTGAGAATTTATTCTTTTTAAAGCCAGTCATGCTAGAATCTAATAATGAGTAATCTCTCTCTATGATACTTTTGACACATGTCATTTTCTTTAAGAAAATCGTTTTTATGCAACAAGCTAAACCATGTCATGATCATCTACCACACTGAAAATAAGGATATGATAAAGCCACAGTGATGGACGGATGTTCAAGGACTACagtctacacacacatacaaatccTGTGATGTTCTAATGAGACATGTGGGCCAGAGTGTGTGTTGTACTATAGAAGTGTTAAAAGTGATAGTGAGATTATACTGTGTTTGGGCTGATCATTATTGGCTTAATAGGACATTGAATCATAATAGGACATTGAATAATTCAGTTATGGGACAAAGTAGTAGTCTGGAATTTTTACTATTGTgtagtaattcatgaattacgacCAACATATCTCAATGTTTTGTAAATAAAGCTTTATTTTTAGAAGATATGCAACTACAGTTTACGTACTTTCAGTTGAGAGCAAACCTTTAATGATTGCAAACTATAAACTAATTTTCTTTTACTCCCTTATTTTGTTGATATCTCCATTTATTGTTAGAGAGAAATTCATGTGTAGAAGGGAACTGGTTTATTTCACATTGAATACACATCACAGTAATCTTTGTGGGTGTCAAGTATGCATAATTTGCTTGGAAAGTACCTCAAAGTACGAATACTCAA containing:
- the LOC136238067 gene encoding short-chain collagen C4-like isoform X1; protein product: MGAISIVQVSVALSVVCLVIVLAGGWYLQSSLIQLNTQVMEQDYLNQEQTKHIEELNEQIIKQNNQISEQQVQLEQLNIIIDVLLDRNGKHKDDYEASNNTNYHGIVKRQEQSSKTTTDKTIIKLLQGRDGRDGAPGIKGDIGPRGNRGEQGPPGPKGEGRDGRDGRDGAQGIKGDVGLRGDKGYRGLTGPKGEPAGGLVYVRWGHDSCPRTGAQLVYSGRAAGPLYTTQGGGTNPQCLPLDPSYLKYETGTQSHSLIYGAEYEETDPLVANSHNGDVPCAVCYVPTRTTLYMLPAKYTCPTGWITEYYGYLMSGHHSHHRQQYSCVDHTLKTTIGSSPNNNGYLFYIVEAVCGTLPCPPYEQTKELSCAVCTK
- the LOC136238067 gene encoding short-chain collagen C4-like isoform X2 yields the protein MGAISIVQVSVALSVVCLVIVLAGGWYLQSSLIQLNTQVMEQDYLNQEQTKHIEELNEQIIKQNNQISEQQVQLEQLNIIIDVLLDRNGKDDYEASNNTNYHGIVKRQEQSSKTTTDKTIIKLLQGRDGRDGAPGIKGDIGPRGNRGEQGPPGPKGEGRDGRDGRDGAQGIKGDVGLRGDKGYRGLTGPKGEPAGGLVYVRWGHDSCPRTGAQLVYSGRAAGPLYTTQGGGTNPQCLPLDPSYLKYETGTQSHSLIYGAEYEETDPLVANSHNGDVPCAVCYVPTRTTLYMLPAKYTCPTGWITEYYGYLMSGHHSHHRQQYSCVDHTLKTTIGSSPNNNGYLFYIVEAVCGTLPCPPYEQTKELSCAVCTK